In the Siphonobacter curvatus genome, one interval contains:
- a CDS encoding efflux RND transporter permease subunit, whose translation MIRSLLLFSLKNRWVVIALAVALMGVGYACFRTLKIEAYPDIADTNVIVIAKYDGRAAEEVEQQVTIPIERALNNTPHVTDRRSRTIFGLSVVQLNFDETVTDYFARQQVLERIADAELPDGVTTELAPLTTAVGEIFRYVVEAPPTYTPMQLRDLQDWRIVPQLLQVPGIADVVTFGGPLKEFHILTDPAKLRKYHLSLPMVMEAVSKNNQNTGGNLIDRGGQGFAVRGLGVLKTPKDIESIVLTAIDGVPVFLSDVARVEISPPAPSGILGYTVRDAKVDVTGSTEGIVVLRRGENPSEALEALKAKMAELEARELPKGVRLRVLYDRSFLIDHSLETVAHTLFEGISIVIILLVLFLGSFRAALVVTVTIPFALLFAFMLMKLAGIPANLLSLGAIDFGIIVDGACVMVEHLVRRYRSATAEEKRRGIVPLTLSAAQEVGREIFFSVTIIILAYLPILLMQRVEGKLFRPMALTLAFAVVGSMLAALTFIPVLVSFAFKKSLDPNAKPLKEHRNIFLLPFEKGYAWLLTRLLKGPRLVLTLGFAVVLLMIGTGAKLGTEFLPELDEGSIFLRSFMPSGVTIQENAKIAPKIREIIAKNYPVDFVITQTGRNDTGTDPFPPNRTEILVGLKDYSNWTDSLRKKDLVARIQTELQNAFPGSFFSSGQPIIDQVMEIVTGSAADLAISVVGNDLDLLREKANRISKIVQQTAGASATNIEQEGPQDQLSIQVNRQAAARYGVNVSDVETMVEAAVGGKDVGTIYDEDRRYDLIIRFTPESRNSIDVIRQLQVPAASGALIPMSELADIKYVQGQTNIYRIDSKRMVTVRTNIRGRDQGGFVQEVQRKIQQQVQIPEGYQVIYGGQYENLERAGGQLLLTIPLTVVVVFLFLYILFRNFQDTLLTLTCILFALGGGIVALLLRGYNFNVSAGVGFVSIFGISVMAGVLLVSALNRATLEGTELTRMVYEISLEQLRAIMAIMLVAIIGLVPAATSSGIGSDVQRPLATVIIGGLTSTLIFAPLLIPPLFLLLAQRAARRPKRVSSDSTEEI comes from the coding sequence ATGATTCGCAGTCTTTTATTGTTTTCCCTCAAGAATCGATGGGTGGTTATTGCCCTGGCGGTGGCTCTGATGGGCGTGGGATACGCGTGCTTCCGTACGCTCAAAATTGAAGCGTACCCGGATATTGCGGATACGAATGTGATCGTCATTGCCAAGTACGACGGGCGGGCCGCTGAGGAAGTCGAACAGCAGGTAACCATTCCCATCGAGCGGGCGCTCAACAATACGCCTCACGTAACGGACCGCCGTTCGCGTACCATTTTCGGTTTGTCGGTCGTACAGCTCAATTTTGATGAAACCGTTACGGATTATTTTGCCCGTCAGCAAGTACTCGAACGCATTGCGGACGCCGAATTGCCCGACGGCGTTACGACCGAACTGGCCCCGCTGACGACGGCGGTAGGTGAGATTTTTCGCTATGTGGTAGAAGCTCCACCGACCTACACGCCCATGCAATTGCGTGATTTGCAGGACTGGCGGATTGTACCGCAACTGCTACAGGTGCCGGGTATTGCTGACGTAGTGACGTTCGGGGGACCTTTGAAAGAATTCCATATCCTGACCGATCCGGCCAAACTGCGGAAGTATCATTTGAGCCTGCCCATGGTGATGGAAGCCGTTAGTAAGAACAATCAGAACACGGGTGGTAATTTGATTGATCGCGGTGGACAAGGCTTCGCCGTACGCGGACTAGGGGTACTCAAAACACCCAAAGACATTGAAAGCATTGTATTGACGGCCATTGACGGCGTACCCGTTTTCCTCTCCGACGTAGCCCGCGTGGAAATTTCCCCACCCGCCCCTTCGGGTATTCTGGGCTATACCGTACGCGATGCGAAGGTCGATGTCACGGGTTCTACCGAAGGCATTGTGGTACTGCGACGCGGCGAAAACCCCAGCGAAGCGCTGGAAGCCCTGAAAGCCAAAATGGCCGAACTGGAAGCCCGCGAATTACCCAAAGGGGTTCGCCTGCGGGTTTTGTACGACCGGAGTTTTCTGATTGATCATTCGCTGGAAACCGTTGCTCATACCCTCTTTGAAGGTATTTCCATTGTCATTATTCTGCTGGTATTGTTTCTGGGAAGCTTCCGGGCGGCCCTGGTCGTTACGGTTACCATTCCTTTTGCCCTGCTTTTTGCCTTCATGTTAATGAAATTGGCGGGGATACCGGCCAACTTACTTTCGCTGGGAGCCATTGATTTTGGTATTATTGTGGACGGAGCCTGCGTCATGGTCGAGCACCTAGTGCGGCGATACCGCTCGGCAACCGCCGAAGAAAAACGCCGGGGAATTGTGCCCCTTACGCTATCGGCGGCTCAGGAAGTGGGGCGGGAAATTTTCTTTTCCGTCACGATTATTATTCTGGCGTACCTGCCCATTCTGCTCATGCAACGGGTAGAAGGCAAATTGTTCCGCCCCATGGCTCTCACGCTGGCGTTTGCGGTGGTTGGTTCGATGCTAGCCGCTCTGACCTTTATTCCAGTACTGGTTTCCTTTGCCTTCAAAAAATCCCTGGATCCCAACGCCAAGCCTTTGAAGGAACACCGAAATATCTTCTTACTACCCTTCGAAAAAGGGTACGCCTGGCTACTGACGCGTTTGCTGAAAGGTCCTAGGTTAGTACTCACCCTGGGCTTTGCGGTGGTGCTGCTGATGATTGGTACCGGAGCTAAATTAGGAACGGAATTTCTTCCTGAACTCGATGAAGGCTCCATCTTTCTACGGTCGTTTATGCCTTCGGGTGTGACCATTCAGGAGAACGCCAAGATTGCTCCGAAAATCCGGGAAATCATCGCAAAGAATTATCCGGTCGATTTCGTCATTACCCAAACGGGTCGTAACGATACGGGTACCGATCCGTTCCCCCCCAACCGAACGGAAATTCTGGTGGGTTTAAAGGATTATTCGAACTGGACGGACAGTCTTCGCAAGAAAGACCTCGTCGCCCGGATTCAGACCGAATTACAGAACGCCTTTCCCGGTTCCTTCTTTTCTTCCGGACAACCCATTATCGATCAGGTGATGGAAATTGTTACGGGTTCGGCGGCAGATTTGGCTATCTCGGTCGTGGGCAATGATCTGGATTTACTCCGGGAAAAAGCCAATCGGATTTCGAAAATCGTACAGCAGACGGCGGGGGCCTCGGCCACCAACATCGAACAGGAGGGTCCGCAGGATCAGCTTTCCATTCAGGTAAATCGGCAGGCTGCCGCCCGGTACGGGGTGAATGTGAGTGATGTGGAAACCATGGTGGAAGCCGCCGTGGGTGGCAAAGACGTCGGTACGATTTACGACGAAGACCGTCGCTACGATCTAATCATCCGGTTCACGCCCGAAAGCCGGAACTCCATTGACGTCATCCGGCAATTGCAGGTACCGGCTGCTTCGGGGGCTTTGATTCCCATGAGTGAGCTGGCCGACATCAAGTACGTGCAGGGTCAAACGAACATCTACCGCATCGACAGCAAACGGATGGTCACGGTGCGTACCAACATTCGGGGTCGTGATCAGGGGGGCTTTGTGCAGGAAGTACAACGAAAAATTCAGCAGCAGGTCCAGATTCCCGAAGGCTATCAGGTCATTTATGGCGGACAGTACGAAAACCTCGAACGGGCCGGTGGGCAGCTTCTACTGACCATTCCCCTGACGGTCGTGGTGGTTTTCCTATTCCTGTACATCCTTTTCCGAAATTTCCAGGACACCTTACTGACGCTCACCTGTATTCTTTTTGCCCTGGGTGGCGGTATTGTCGCCTTGCTGCTGCGGGGGTACAATTTCAACGTATCGGCGGGGGTAGGCTTCGTTTCCATTTTCGGTATTTCCGTGATGGCGGGCGTACTGCTGGTTTCGGCCCTCAACCGGGCTACGCTGGAAGGAACGGAACTCACCCGCATGGTTTACGAGATTTCCCTCGAACAACTGCGGGCCATCATGGCCATTATGTTGGTTGCCATCATTGGTTTGGTCCCGGCAGCTACTTCTTCGGGGATTGGCTCGGACGTGCAGCGGCCCCTGGCTACGGTCATTATTGGCGGACTTACGTCTACGCTGATCTTTGCCCCGCTACTCATTCCACCCCTATTTTTGCTCCTGGCTCAGCGGGCGGCCCGCCGTCCCAAACGCGTTTCCAGTGACTCAACGGAGGAAATTTAA
- a CDS encoding DUF190 domain-containing protein has translation MLLQAQIILNKDEMDDHGHPLYLTILQWMVQQQMPNARVLEGISGIGQHRILRPGALFSFDEPPILILFEAEAEQVRYALREIRQFSPTALMLAYEVELF, from the coding sequence ATGCTCCTGCAGGCTCAAATTATTCTCAATAAGGACGAAATGGATGACCACGGCCATCCACTCTACCTCACCATTCTGCAGTGGATGGTTCAACAACAGATGCCTAATGCCCGGGTTTTGGAAGGCATCAGCGGCATTGGACAACACCGAATTCTCCGGCCCGGAGCCTTGTTTTCGTTCGATGAACCGCCCATTCTGATCCTTTTCGAAGCCGAAGCCGAACAGGTTCGGTATGCGCTTCGGGAGATTCGCCAGTTTTCGCCCACGGCTTTAATGCTGGCTTACGAAGTCGAATTATTCTAA
- a CDS encoding efflux RND transporter periplasmic adaptor subunit: MNVRTYTCLLLLGLLACQKTEKKAPPELLRPTVAQDGQLITLPTDAMAADFKTTPAEPSNLRADFEAPAQVAATVIPSQENPDQHLVLFNDAELASEYTQLLQHRINIRTLTVSVARAKDLASNGAGTGRDVLEAETQLENEKAALIEHEARLQMGGFPAELLMKARPRTAWVVCEVPESQLTRVKQGQTCQLSFTAYPGEGFQGNLQAINEIADAQTRMIKLRILVANAGGRLKAGMFATVRFGISEGNFLSVPQSAVVTIQGKDYVFVQTQPRRFVRRAVTTGSQTGSSIIVLSGLKAGEAVVSENTMQLKGISFGF, translated from the coding sequence GTGAACGTACGCACCTATACCTGCCTACTGCTGCTAGGACTTTTGGCCTGCCAGAAAACAGAAAAAAAAGCTCCTCCGGAATTACTTCGACCAACGGTTGCTCAGGATGGTCAATTAATTACACTGCCCACGGATGCGATGGCCGCTGATTTCAAAACAACGCCCGCTGAACCCAGTAATCTACGGGCCGATTTTGAGGCTCCAGCTCAGGTGGCGGCTACCGTGATTCCTTCCCAGGAAAACCCCGATCAGCATCTGGTACTCTTCAACGATGCTGAACTGGCTTCGGAGTATACGCAGTTGCTTCAGCACCGCATCAACATTCGTACGCTTACCGTAAGCGTAGCCCGGGCAAAAGATCTGGCCAGCAACGGAGCCGGTACGGGCCGCGATGTACTGGAAGCCGAAACGCAGCTGGAAAATGAAAAAGCCGCCTTAATCGAGCACGAAGCCCGGCTGCAAATGGGCGGATTTCCGGCGGAGTTATTGATGAAAGCCCGTCCCCGCACGGCCTGGGTCGTTTGTGAGGTTCCCGAAAGTCAGCTCACCCGCGTCAAACAGGGACAAACCTGCCAGCTCAGTTTTACGGCGTATCCCGGCGAAGGATTCCAAGGCAACTTACAGGCCATCAATGAAATTGCCGATGCTCAAACCCGTATGATCAAACTACGGATTCTGGTCGCCAACGCCGGAGGACGTCTCAAGGCGGGTATGTTCGCTACGGTTCGCTTTGGCATCAGCGAAGGAAATTTCCTCTCGGTACCGCAGTCGGCCGTGGTAACCATTCAGGGCAAAGACTACGTGTTTGTCCAAACCCAGCCCCGCCGTTTCGTGCGTCGGGCCGTTACTACGGGTTCACAAACGGGTTCGTCCATCATCGTACTCTCGGGTCTGAAAGCGGGAGAAGCCGTGGTCTCTGAAAATACCATGCAGCTCAAAGGAATCAGTTTTGGTTTCTAA
- a CDS encoding TolC family protein produces MTTLFCLWSTDDQSDEPIPNSILFMMRMTLALGLVLVAYLGGYGQQVYSFRQTLKRVREANPTLQLQTLDIAASRSDEITAGLRSNPILNNQTLLQLSSKHLPADAGYLSRQNRQFWLQLTKEFDLYGKRTRRVAFAQGLTQVSEATLKENTRQVLREVSLSWLDAWYASVKLDLLQQTQGNLDSLVAVNRVRLRNQVVSSSDLTRTEVFSERNAVLILTARQTYANQLMALQVQLGQTDSVQIDLKDPILSQVQFDSLLNYALEQRSDVQLARSGLEAAQRNVALQRVLAKPGNELGTIWNPQNAVPYVGVFLTFELPVFSRNQGEIQKSKILQQQAQDQRTFLEKRISVELRTAIHTFRNHQRSIQRFEQLLRQSDQVLNSVRYSYVKGATTLVDYLEAQRAWYETRQSYFDALYDYRKSFVDVLYTSGLISEW; encoded by the coding sequence ATGACTACCCTGTTCTGCCTGTGGAGCACGGATGATCAATCCGATGAACCAATTCCTAATTCAATACTTTTTATGATGCGAATGACGCTGGCCCTTGGGCTGGTACTCGTAGCCTATCTGGGCGGTTACGGTCAACAGGTGTATTCGTTCCGTCAAACTCTCAAACGGGTACGGGAAGCCAATCCTACCCTACAGTTACAAACGCTGGACATTGCCGCCAGTCGTTCGGATGAAATTACGGCGGGCCTTCGCAGTAATCCTATTCTCAATAATCAGACCCTGCTTCAGCTTTCCTCCAAACACCTTCCCGCCGACGCGGGCTACCTAAGCCGACAGAATCGTCAGTTTTGGTTACAGCTCACCAAAGAGTTCGATTTGTATGGGAAACGCACCCGCCGGGTAGCTTTTGCCCAGGGACTAACGCAGGTGTCGGAAGCGACGTTGAAAGAAAATACCCGTCAAGTACTACGAGAGGTCTCCCTCAGCTGGCTGGATGCCTGGTATGCGTCCGTTAAACTCGACTTATTGCAGCAAACCCAGGGTAACCTGGATAGTCTGGTGGCCGTCAATCGGGTTCGCCTACGCAATCAGGTCGTGAGTTCCTCGGATCTAACCCGGACGGAAGTTTTCTCGGAACGAAATGCCGTACTGATTCTGACGGCCCGGCAAACCTACGCTAACCAGCTCATGGCCCTGCAGGTACAACTCGGGCAAACCGATAGCGTACAAATTGATTTAAAAGATCCCATTCTATCGCAGGTACAATTCGATAGCTTGTTGAACTACGCCCTGGAGCAGCGTTCGGATGTGCAACTGGCCCGTAGCGGCTTGGAGGCAGCTCAGCGAAACGTGGCGTTGCAACGCGTACTGGCCAAACCCGGCAATGAACTCGGAACCATCTGGAACCCGCAGAATGCCGTACCGTACGTGGGGGTGTTTCTGACCTTCGAATTACCCGTTTTTAGTCGCAATCAGGGTGAGATCCAGAAATCGAAAATCTTACAGCAACAGGCGCAGGATCAGCGTACCTTTCTGGAAAAGCGAATCAGCGTGGAGCTTCGGACGGCCATTCATACGTTTCGTAACCACCAGCGATCCATTCAGCGATTCGAGCAACTACTCCGCCAATCCGATCAGGTACTCAACTCCGTCCGCTACAGCTACGTCAAAGGAGCAACCACTTTGGTGGATTACCTGGAAGCCCAGCGAGCCTGGTACGAAACCCGCCAAAGCTACTTTGATGCCTTATACGATTACCGGAAAAGCTTCGTAGACGTCCTCTATACTTCCGGCCTCATTTCTGAATGGTAA
- a CDS encoding sugar phosphate nucleotidyltransferase, translated as MNIIIPMAGMGKRMRPHTLSIPKPLIPIAGKPIVQRLVEDIAKVCGTPIDEIAFVIGDFGEEVEQRLLAIAESVGAKGRICYQNEPLGTAHAILCGAESLKGNVIVAYADTLFRADFKLETDQDAIIWVQAVEDPSAFGVAQVNEAGEIIGFVEKPQTFVSDLAIIGIYYFKDGENLRQELQYLVDHNIKVSGEYQLTDAIENMRRKGLKFVPGQVQEWLDCGNKQATVETNRRYLEFVRDQNLIHESVKLINSVVIPPVFVGENAVIENTVLGPHVSVGKKTSVKDSVIRNSIVQENTVIESVNLENSMVGNFVHLTSKAADLSVGDYNSITV; from the coding sequence ATGAACATTATTATTCCCATGGCAGGGATGGGTAAGCGGATGCGGCCTCACACCCTCAGTATCCCGAAGCCCCTGATTCCCATTGCCGGAAAACCCATTGTACAAAGGCTCGTAGAAGACATTGCCAAAGTATGTGGTACCCCCATCGATGAAATAGCCTTTGTCATTGGTGATTTTGGTGAAGAAGTAGAGCAACGCTTACTGGCCATTGCCGAGTCAGTCGGAGCAAAAGGCCGTATTTGTTATCAGAATGAACCCCTTGGAACGGCTCACGCCATTTTATGCGGGGCTGAAAGTCTGAAAGGAAATGTCATTGTTGCGTACGCCGATACCCTGTTTAGGGCCGATTTCAAGTTAGAGACCGATCAGGACGCCATCATCTGGGTACAGGCGGTGGAAGACCCGAGTGCCTTTGGGGTAGCTCAGGTAAACGAAGCGGGCGAAATCATCGGTTTTGTGGAGAAACCGCAAACCTTCGTCTCTGATCTGGCGATCATCGGTATTTATTATTTCAAAGACGGTGAGAACCTTCGCCAGGAATTACAATACCTGGTGGATCACAATATCAAAGTTTCCGGTGAGTATCAGCTGACGGATGCCATTGAAAATATGCGTCGCAAAGGCCTGAAGTTTGTACCGGGTCAGGTGCAGGAATGGCTGGATTGCGGCAACAAACAGGCCACGGTAGAAACCAATCGCCGTTACCTGGAATTTGTCCGCGACCAGAACCTCATTCACGAATCCGTAAAGCTGATCAACTCGGTGGTCATTCCGCCCGTATTCGTAGGTGAAAATGCCGTCATTGAAAATACGGTACTTGGTCCCCACGTTTCCGTGGGTAAAAAGACGAGCGTGAAGGATTCCGTGATCCGCAATTCCATTGTGCAGGAAAATACGGTGATCGAAAGTGTCAACCTAGAAAATTCCATGGTGGGCAACTTCGTTCACTTAACCAGTAAAGCCGCTGATTTGAGTGTCGGCGATTATAACTCGATTACGGTTTAA
- a CDS encoding tetratricopeptide repeat protein gives MKAVALAVLMAFLAGPTIAQQKKKKEAPTAEQIAEAERVFAEGMKFFVQDDFEQAIPAFQKSLEMSPENAGVSYSLAKAYDKKGDTDKAMPHAEKAFLLSPENKFATTLLADIYEKKHKFAEAAKLYQLLATRYPENTEYAIELASLYLQQDQYAEALKAYDKVEKTLGLSEEITQQKQMVLLKQGKVNEAIKEGERLINSDPSEVEYLVDQAELLMTHDRSEQAIPVLEKILQLRSDNAQAHIMLAELYRKKGDLKRCNEELGKAFADPSLDATTKARVLTSYMAMLPQESQNEDVLAFARSLVQSHPEQSQGHVILGDLLAQRNDKAAARDSYAKAVRLDGSLNEVWQRVIQLDGDLNQMDSVVTHAEQALEVFPNQAVFWYASGSANLAKKQYKKAVDALEEARRLSSDTKLLTFIHAQLGDAYNAMGKFEASDGAYEDALKIDANNEHVLNNYGYFLSLRKVKLDKATEMTSRLVKLFPQNATYLDTHAWVYFARGDYAMARTFLEKAVKLDASNGTIWEHYGDVLFQLNEKEKALEQWKKAKSLGVASERIEKKISTGSL, from the coding sequence ATGAAAGCAGTTGCCCTAGCCGTATTGATGGCTTTTTTGGCCGGGCCTACGATTGCCCAGCAAAAAAAGAAAAAAGAAGCACCTACGGCGGAGCAAATCGCCGAGGCAGAACGCGTATTCGCGGAAGGGATGAAGTTTTTTGTGCAGGATGATTTCGAACAAGCTATTCCTGCCTTCCAAAAGTCCCTGGAAATGTCGCCGGAAAACGCCGGGGTCAGTTATTCCCTGGCCAAAGCCTACGATAAAAAGGGAGATACGGACAAGGCCATGCCACACGCCGAAAAGGCCTTTCTGCTCAGCCCCGAAAATAAATTCGCCACTACCTTATTGGCCGATATTTACGAGAAAAAACACAAGTTTGCCGAGGCCGCTAAGCTGTATCAACTGCTGGCGACGCGGTACCCCGAAAATACGGAATACGCCATTGAATTAGCCTCGCTGTACTTACAGCAGGATCAGTATGCCGAAGCGCTGAAGGCGTACGACAAGGTCGAAAAAACGCTGGGACTTTCGGAAGAAATTACCCAGCAAAAGCAGATGGTACTGCTCAAGCAGGGCAAAGTAAACGAAGCGATCAAGGAAGGCGAGCGACTCATCAATTCCGATCCTTCGGAAGTAGAATACCTGGTGGATCAGGCCGAACTGCTCATGACGCATGACCGTTCGGAACAGGCCATTCCCGTCCTCGAAAAAATCCTCCAGCTTCGCTCCGACAATGCTCAGGCTCACATTATGCTGGCGGAGCTCTACCGCAAGAAAGGCGATTTAAAACGCTGTAATGAAGAATTAGGCAAAGCCTTTGCCGACCCTTCACTCGATGCCACGACGAAAGCCCGCGTATTGACGAGCTACATGGCCATGTTGCCGCAGGAGAGTCAGAACGAGGATGTACTGGCCTTCGCCCGCAGTCTGGTGCAAAGTCATCCGGAGCAGTCCCAGGGACACGTCATTCTCGGTGATTTACTGGCTCAACGCAATGACAAAGCCGCCGCCCGGGATAGTTACGCCAAAGCGGTTCGATTGGATGGCTCGCTTAACGAAGTCTGGCAACGCGTTATTCAACTCGACGGCGACCTTAACCAGATGGATAGCGTCGTTACGCATGCCGAACAAGCACTGGAAGTATTTCCTAATCAGGCCGTATTCTGGTACGCCAGTGGCTCGGCTAACCTGGCAAAAAAGCAGTATAAAAAAGCGGTGGATGCCCTGGAAGAAGCCCGACGTCTTTCGAGCGATACGAAGTTACTGACCTTCATTCACGCCCAACTAGGCGATGCGTACAATGCGATGGGTAAGTTCGAAGCTTCGGACGGAGCCTACGAAGACGCGCTGAAAATTGACGCGAATAATGAGCATGTCTTAAACAATTACGGTTATTTTTTGTCTCTGCGTAAGGTTAAACTCGATAAGGCTACCGAAATGACGAGCCGTCTTGTGAAACTGTTCCCGCAGAACGCCACGTATCTGGATACCCATGCCTGGGTGTATTTTGCGCGCGGTGATTATGCCATGGCCCGTACGTTTCTGGAAAAAGCCGTCAAACTCGACGCTTCCAATGGAACCATCTGGGAACATTACGGTGACGTACTCTTTCAGTTAAACGAGAAAGAGAAAGCGTTGGAACAGTGGAAGAAGGCCAAAAGCCTGGGCGTAGCTTCGGAGCGAATCGAAAAGAAAATATCCACCGGATCGCTGTAA
- a CDS encoding DUF4292 domain-containing protein: MARVDSASGPTEVTKLPTIRTPEATSEKVAIDEVDFTYLVARSKVSFRSKADGIDNADLTLRMKKDSLIWFTAGQFGITGARGRITRDSVTIVDVLHRSYTQLSFPQLSARLGIEVSYDLLQSIIIGSMPWKTQIEQIQKDSSTHVLRQRSGPVQIANYLNPATRKIVQVEASEGSRHLLLSFQDFTTIERFLFPLSSTLTLEGKTGTGSPQQTVVELRHRKVELTNQVQTFPFSIPSRYTRN; this comes from the coding sequence ATGGCCCGCGTCGATTCGGCCAGCGGCCCTACGGAAGTTACGAAGCTGCCTACAATCCGAACACCGGAAGCAACCAGCGAGAAAGTAGCCATTGATGAGGTCGATTTTACGTATCTGGTGGCTCGTTCCAAAGTATCTTTCCGTTCCAAAGCAGACGGTATCGATAATGCCGATTTAACGCTCCGCATGAAGAAAGACAGCCTGATCTGGTTCACCGCCGGTCAGTTTGGCATTACCGGAGCCCGGGGGCGGATCACGCGGGATTCGGTAACGATTGTCGATGTGCTGCACCGGAGTTATACGCAACTGAGCTTCCCCCAACTCAGTGCCCGTCTGGGTATTGAAGTCAGTTATGATCTCCTGCAATCCATTATCATTGGCAGTATGCCCTGGAAAACCCAGATCGAACAAATTCAGAAAGACAGTAGTACCCATGTCCTGCGGCAACGTTCGGGACCTGTACAAATCGCCAATTATCTCAATCCGGCTACTCGTAAAATTGTACAGGTAGAAGCTTCGGAAGGCTCCCGTCACTTACTTTTGTCATTCCAGGATTTCACGACCATTGAACGTTTTCTGTTTCCGCTGAGTAGTACCCTGACCCTGGAAGGAAAAACCGGAACGGGATCGCCGCAGCAAACCGTTGTGGAACTCCGGCACCGCAAAGTGGAGCTGACGAATCAGGTTCAAACCTTTCCCTTTAGTATTCCCTCGCGATATACGCGTAACTAG
- a CDS encoding murein hydrolase activator EnvC family protein has product MVKRIIQPKLIGLGLLLFLVGFQPVLAQRGKKKTPTRQQSAAGKAKAKQAPAKAKKPTKPQPAPKKTTTQRPSSRRTSRAETEDTEVSLRQSRQQLEAEKRRNQERITEINRVLNQTASKKTATLTELKALNSKIETKSKQIDLLSQDLNLLNQEMRGLAVQSGKLARDLKNLKREYASMVYAASKTANTYNKLSFLFSANSFNSLVMRYQYLRQYTEARETQARHIEQVRGELATKQQTIKYKQVRKTDVLQAQVTETKTLEVTKERQAAVASELSKQETTLKGELSERTKAVNRLDNAIANVIEREIQRAAREREERLRRERIAREQAERQEAAAKARAEAIAKARADAAAKAAKAETPEKAKEIIKEAEEEVAKTPEIRPAEPTRASIGAAPEAEAGASFGSSRGRLPWPVRSGYISEHFGLNSPMPGITTRNLGVDIATNVGEPVRAVYEGIVRNVMSVPGMGTVITVQHGEYFTIYAKLASASVSEGHRVKAREVIGTALSDRNGGAEINFQIWKGRGKMNPEGWLAGK; this is encoded by the coding sequence TTGGTTAAGCGAATCATACAGCCAAAGCTGATAGGGCTGGGCCTTTTACTTTTTCTGGTCGGTTTTCAGCCCGTACTGGCTCAGCGGGGAAAAAAGAAAACGCCCACGCGTCAGCAGTCCGCTGCTGGAAAAGCAAAAGCGAAACAGGCTCCCGCAAAGGCTAAAAAACCGACGAAACCCCAGCCAGCTCCGAAAAAAACAACGACGCAAAGACCCTCGTCCCGGCGTACCTCGCGAGCCGAAACGGAGGATACCGAAGTCTCCTTACGACAAAGCCGTCAGCAACTCGAAGCCGAAAAACGCCGAAATCAGGAGCGTATTACGGAAATCAACCGGGTACTCAACCAGACCGCCAGCAAAAAAACGGCTACGCTGACCGAACTCAAGGCCCTTAATAGCAAGATCGAAACCAAGTCCAAACAGATTGATCTGCTTTCCCAGGATTTGAACCTGTTGAATCAGGAAATGCGTGGCCTAGCGGTACAGTCCGGTAAACTAGCCCGCGATCTAAAAAACCTGAAGCGGGAGTACGCCTCGATGGTATACGCGGCTTCCAAGACGGCCAACACCTATAATAAGCTGAGTTTTCTTTTTTCGGCCAACAGCTTCAATTCTCTGGTGATGCGCTACCAATACCTGCGTCAGTACACGGAAGCCCGCGAAACGCAGGCCCGGCACATTGAGCAGGTACGCGGTGAACTCGCTACCAAGCAGCAAACCATCAAGTACAAGCAGGTTCGGAAAACCGACGTCTTGCAGGCTCAAGTAACGGAAACCAAGACCCTGGAGGTTACCAAGGAACGGCAAGCTGCTGTAGCGAGTGAACTAAGCAAGCAGGAAACCACGCTGAAAGGAGAGCTGAGCGAGCGTACCAAGGCCGTCAACCGACTCGATAATGCCATCGCGAATGTGATTGAGCGGGAAATTCAGCGGGCTGCCCGTGAGCGAGAAGAGCGACTCCGGCGGGAACGCATAGCCCGCGAGCAGGCTGAGCGGCAGGAAGCCGCCGCCAAAGCCCGAGCCGAAGCCATTGCCAAAGCCCGGGCGGATGCGGCCGCCAAAGCCGCCAAAGCGGAAACGCCCGAAAAAGCGAAAGAAATTATTAAAGAAGCCGAGGAAGAAGTCGCGAAAACGCCCGAAATACGGCCAGCTGAACCCACCCGGGCTAGTATTGGAGCGGCTCCAGAAGCGGAAGCCGGAGCATCGTTCGGCTCTTCGCGGGGGCGGTTGCCCTGGCCGGTTCGTTCCGGCTACATTTCCGAGCACTTCGGTCTGAATTCTCCCATGCCGGGTATTACGACCCGTAACCTAGGAGTGGATATTGCTACCAACGTTGGTGAGCCCGTTCGGGCCGTATACGAAGGCATCGTACGCAACGTCATGTCCGTACCGGGTATGGGAACCGTAATTACCGTACAGCACGGCGAATACTTTACCATCTACGCCAAGCTGGCTAGTGCCTCGGTATCTGAGGGGCATCGGGTAAAAGCTCGGGAAGTGATTGGAACAGCGTTGTCGGATCGAAACGGCGGAGCGGAAATCAACTTCCAGATCTGGAAAGGTCGCGGTAAGATGAATCCGGAAGGTTGGCTGGCAGGAAAGTAA